Proteins encoded together in one Lathyrus oleraceus cultivar Zhongwan6 chromosome 5, CAAS_Psat_ZW6_1.0, whole genome shotgun sequence window:
- the LOC127086231 gene encoding amino acid permease 5 — MTSSINSLHFFILILGIAFTFIQVHHVDKQWWFSVLATIMSLIYSTIGLGLGVSKIVENKGIFKGSISLKFWRIFADIGNIAFGYTLHDYCCNSGQSQFSSTRI; from the exons ATGACGAGTTCCATCAACAGTCTGCATTTTTTTATTCTAATTCTAGGCATTGCTTTTACATTTATTCAAG TTCATCATGTAGATAAACAATGGTGGTTTTCAGTTTTAGCAACTATAATGTCATTGATATACTCAACCATTGGTCTAGGCCTTGGTGTGAGTAAAATTGTTG AAAATAAAGGGATTTTCAAAGGAAGTATAAGCCTAAAGTTTTGGAGAATCTTCGCTGATATTGGGAACATAGCATTTGGATACACACTTCATGATTATTGTTGTAATTCAG GACAAAGTCAATTTTCCTCAACCAGAATCTAA